Genomic DNA from Amycolatopsis alba DSM 44262:
GAGCACTGCCGCACGACCCGAGCCACTCGCGCAGGCCGGTGGCCGATCGCACGCCGTGTCCGGTCTGTTCGAGCGCGGACTTCCGGGTCGCCGGTCTGGTCATGACCAAGGCGTGGGTGGGTCCGCCGACGACCAGCAGGTCGATGCCGTCCCAGTCACGGGGCGCCTCGTCCACGTTGAGGACGTCGACGCCGGTGTGCGCCGCCAGTCCCTTTCCGATCGCCGTCGCCAGGGTTTCCGTGTTCCCGAACATCGACTCGAAGACCACCACCGCGCGCATCAGGATTCTCCTTGCCGTGTTGCGGAAAGCTCCCGGGAAGCGCGTGAGACGGAGAGCGCGACCAGCACGACCGCGGCGGCGAGCGCCACGATTCCCGCGGTCAGGAAGACCCACGCGAGCCGGCCGAGCACCGGAGCGGTCGCACCGGCTTCCGCCCGGACGTTCACCCCCGGCGACCCATCGGCGTTCATCACCACGACCGTCCAGTCACCCGCCTGATCCGGCCACTCGACCGTGCGGGTTCCCGCCCCGGCCGA
This window encodes:
- a CDS encoding flavodoxin family protein encodes the protein MRAVVVFESMFGNTETLATAIGKGLAAHTGVDVLNVDEAPRDWDGIDLLVVGGPTHALVMTRPATRKSALEQTGHGVRSATGLREWLGSCGSAQTRIPVAVFDTRMAKPRWLTGSAARGAEKVLRRHGGVPLVPSESFFVDVSKGTTALREGERERAEAWGAGLGRLLTAKAGG